One Streptomyces sp. L2 genomic window carries:
- a CDS encoding pep a2, with translation MKTAVPCYYHLDVEVSPERVGQVSRILAAHLRYWDLDNLVAPVCRGAELLLRAIDQHATDKHTSIEMWWNGQHLITAVGEDDRDLRPDQDLRPCLADIAAMSDGWGCCASDTGSTIIWFSQRARAGRHAPLVPTAPAPSLRQVLQVPRELPVAALAGPAPAADDALEGSR, from the coding sequence ATGAAGACCGCAGTGCCCTGCTACTACCACCTCGACGTGGAAGTCAGCCCCGAACGGGTGGGACAGGTCAGCCGCATCCTGGCCGCCCACCTCCGCTACTGGGACCTCGACAACCTCGTGGCTCCCGTCTGCCGCGGCGCCGAACTGCTGCTGCGGGCCATCGACCAGCACGCGACGGACAAGCACACGTCCATCGAGATGTGGTGGAACGGCCAGCACCTCATCACCGCGGTCGGCGAGGACGACCGCGACCTGCGCCCCGACCAGGACCTGCGCCCCTGCCTGGCGGACATCGCCGCCATGAGCGACGGCTGGGGCTGCTGCGCCTCGGACACCGGCAGCACGATCATCTGGTTCTCCCAGCGGGCCCGCGCCGGCCGGCACGCCCCGCTGGTGCCGACCGCCCCGGCGCCGTCCCTGCGCCAGGTGCTCCAGGTACCGCGCGAGCTGCCCGTGGCCGCCCTGGCCGGCCCGGCGCCGGCCGCGGACGACGCTCTGGAGGGCAGCCGGTGA
- the glgX gene encoding glycogen debranching protein GlgX: protein MPAWSGHPYPLGAAFDGQGTNFALFSEVAERVELILVDDAGTETPVRLHEVDGFVWHAYLPGIGPGQRYGYRVHGPWQPALGHRCNPAKLLLDPYARAVDGQIDNHASLYERAQDGPAGADSAGHSMLGVVTDPYFDWGDDRPPRRPYSDSVIYEAHVRGLTRTHPDVPERLRGSYAALAHPAVIEHLTSLGVTAVELMPVHQFVQDGVLQDRGLANYWGYNTIGFFAPHNAYAAFGTRGQQVNEFKAMVKALHQAGLEVILDVVYNHTAEGNERGPTLSFRGIDNASYYRLVDGDWGHYYDTTGTGNSLLMRHPYVLQLIMDSLRYWVTEMHVDGFRFDLAATLARQFHEVDRLSAFFDLIQQDPVISRVKLIAEPWDVGEGGYQVGNFPPLWSEWNGPYRDAVRDFWRTEPGSLGEFASRLAGSSDLYGHSRRRPRASVNFVTAHDGFTLRDLVSFNDKHNEANGEGNRDGESSNRSWNCGAEGDTDDPAVLELRARQQRNLLATLLLSQGIPMLCHGDELGRSQRGNNNAYCQDNELSWIDWDLSDEQHALTAFTRHVIALRAAHPVLRRRRFFHGEPATHADEPLPDLMWLRPDAREMTDRDWHRDDAHSVGVFLNGEAIAERDFHGRRLIDDSFLLLLNGYWEPVDFRLPDDTFGERWTTLVDTAEPDGIPDERERKAGTRLRVEARSMVVLSRPPRNPG from the coding sequence GTGCCCGCGTGGAGCGGGCACCCCTACCCGCTGGGTGCCGCCTTCGACGGGCAGGGCACCAACTTCGCCCTCTTCAGCGAGGTCGCCGAACGCGTCGAGCTGATCCTGGTCGACGACGCCGGCACCGAGACACCCGTCCGGCTGCACGAGGTCGACGGATTCGTGTGGCACGCGTACCTGCCCGGCATCGGCCCGGGACAGCGCTACGGCTACCGGGTGCACGGTCCCTGGCAGCCCGCCCTCGGCCACCGCTGCAATCCGGCGAAGCTGCTGCTCGACCCGTACGCCCGCGCGGTGGACGGCCAGATCGACAACCACGCCTCGCTGTACGAGCGCGCCCAGGACGGGCCGGCGGGCGCCGACAGCGCCGGGCACTCCATGCTCGGCGTGGTCACCGACCCCTACTTCGACTGGGGCGACGACCGCCCGCCCCGGCGGCCGTACTCCGACTCGGTGATCTACGAGGCCCACGTCCGCGGCCTGACCCGCACCCACCCGGACGTCCCCGAACGGCTGCGCGGCAGCTACGCCGCCCTGGCCCACCCCGCCGTGATCGAGCACCTGACCTCGCTCGGCGTCACCGCGGTGGAGCTGATGCCGGTGCACCAGTTCGTGCAGGACGGCGTCCTCCAGGACCGGGGCCTCGCCAACTACTGGGGCTACAACACCATCGGCTTCTTCGCCCCGCACAACGCCTACGCCGCCTTCGGCACCCGCGGCCAGCAGGTCAACGAGTTCAAGGCCATGGTGAAGGCGCTGCACCAGGCCGGCCTCGAAGTGATCCTCGACGTGGTCTACAACCACACCGCCGAGGGCAACGAGCGCGGCCCCACGCTGTCCTTCCGGGGGATCGACAACGCCTCCTACTACCGTCTCGTCGACGGCGACTGGGGGCACTACTACGACACCACCGGCACCGGCAACAGCCTGCTGATGCGGCACCCCTACGTCCTGCAGCTGATCATGGACTCGCTGCGGTACTGGGTGACCGAGATGCACGTCGACGGCTTCCGCTTCGACCTCGCGGCCACCCTGGCCCGGCAGTTCCACGAGGTGGACCGGCTGTCGGCGTTCTTCGACCTCATCCAGCAGGACCCGGTGATCAGCCGCGTCAAGCTGATCGCCGAGCCCTGGGACGTCGGCGAGGGCGGCTACCAGGTGGGCAACTTCCCGCCGCTGTGGTCGGAGTGGAACGGCCCCTACCGCGATGCCGTACGGGACTTCTGGCGGACCGAACCCGGCTCCCTCGGCGAGTTCGCCTCCCGGCTGGCCGGCTCCTCCGACCTGTACGGGCACAGCCGGCGCCGGCCGCGGGCGAGCGTCAACTTCGTCACCGCGCACGACGGCTTCACCCTGCGCGACCTCGTGTCGTTCAACGACAAGCACAACGAGGCCAACGGTGAGGGCAACCGGGACGGCGAGAGCAGCAACCGGTCCTGGAACTGCGGGGCGGAGGGCGACACCGACGACCCGGCCGTCCTCGAACTGCGCGCCCGCCAGCAGCGCAACCTGCTGGCCACGCTGCTGCTGTCGCAGGGCATCCCGATGCTCTGCCACGGCGACGAACTCGGCCGCAGCCAGCGGGGCAACAACAACGCCTACTGCCAGGACAACGAGCTGTCCTGGATCGACTGGGACCTGAGCGACGAGCAGCACGCGCTGACCGCGTTCACCCGGCACGTCATCGCCCTGCGCGCCGCGCACCCGGTGCTGCGCCGGCGCCGCTTCTTCCACGGCGAACCCGCCACCCACGCCGACGAGCCGCTGCCCGACCTGATGTGGCTGCGGCCCGACGCACGGGAGATGACCGACCGGGACTGGCACCGGGACGACGCGCACTCGGTCGGCGTGTTCCTCAACGGCGAGGCCATCGCCGAACGCGACTTCCACGGGCGGCGCTTGATCGACGACTCGTTCCTGCTGCTCCTCAACGGCTACTGGGAACCGGTCGACTTCCGCCTCCCCGACGACACCTTCGGCGAGCGCTGGACCACCCTCGTCGACACCGCCGAGCCCGACGGCATCCCCGACGAACGCGAACGCAAGGCCGGCACGAGGCTCCGCGTGGAAGCCCGCAGCATGGTCGTGCTCTCACGTCCACCGAGAAACCCCGGGTGA
- a CDS encoding VOC family protein, producing MNHDLPRGGGTKRDIVSTHAVFGAPCWVSLTSRDLEATQDFYAAVLGWRWRGAKLGEHFRIALADGVPVAGIAAVAAMWQMAVAWTPYFAVRDADEAAARARERGGTTAVGPLSFPPGRAALLADRDGATFGIWQGELVSNWETWRRAAPTFIRLHTRNAFDAAIFYGEILDWATEHPGCCEVQYEGGEVVLRSGGDVMARIDSGAVEAAPDPSVRPHWQIHFAVADVAACARAAEKHGGSVLREDETEAILRDPDGAQFTVTSRRAR from the coding sequence ATGAACCATGATCTCCCGCGCGGCGGCGGGACGAAGAGAGACATCGTCTCCACGCACGCCGTCTTCGGCGCCCCCTGCTGGGTGAGCCTGACCAGCCGCGACCTGGAGGCCACCCAGGACTTCTACGCGGCCGTGCTCGGCTGGCGGTGGCGCGGGGCGAAGCTCGGCGAGCACTTCCGTATCGCGCTGGCGGACGGGGTGCCGGTGGCGGGGATCGCGGCGGTGGCCGCGATGTGGCAGATGGCGGTGGCGTGGACGCCGTACTTCGCGGTCCGGGACGCCGACGAGGCCGCGGCCCGGGCGCGCGAGCGCGGCGGTACGACCGCGGTCGGCCCGCTGTCCTTCCCGCCGGGGCGGGCGGCCCTGCTCGCCGACCGCGACGGGGCGACGTTCGGGATCTGGCAGGGCGAACTGGTCTCCAACTGGGAGACCTGGCGGCGGGCGGCACCCACGTTCATCCGGCTGCACACCCGCAACGCGTTCGACGCGGCGATCTTCTACGGCGAGATCCTCGACTGGGCGACCGAGCACCCGGGCTGCTGCGAGGTGCAGTACGAGGGCGGCGAGGTGGTGCTGCGCAGCGGGGGCGACGTGATGGCGCGCATCGACTCCGGCGCGGTGGAGGCGGCCCCCGACCCTTCCGTACGGCCGCACTGGCAGATCCACTTCGCGGTCGCCGACGTGGCGGCGTGTGCGCGGGCGGCGGAGAAGCACGGGGGGAGTGTGCTGCGGGAGGATGAGACGGAGGCGATCCTCCGGGATCCGGACGGGGCGCAGTTCACGGTGACGTCACGCCGCGCTCGCTAG